From the genome of Gracilinanus agilis isolate LMUSP501 chromosome 2, AgileGrace, whole genome shotgun sequence, one region includes:
- the SOX18 gene encoding transcription factor SOX-18 isoform X2 — MHRSPPVYGAEDVPQARRDCSWAPGPEPAAEPPGRAAAAAAAGAPGAPASPTSPEPSPEPRYGYSPPPGRAESKQGDDSRIRRPMNAFMVWAKDERKRLAQQNPDLHNAVLSKMLGQAWKALTTAEKRPFVEEAERLRIQHLQDHPNYKYRPRRKKQAKKTRRLEPSLLLHGLSQPPNGSSCGAGTGAEGFAATHSGVPGHQQPPPLNHFRELHPLGAELDNFGLPTPEMSPLDVLEPSEPAFFPPHMQDDCGLLGFRSPYPPQLDYAPEKALARDLGGPYGQPPAPAHLAEALRTAPPPPPGLYYSQLCGPSGPAGPRASGLSPHLGQLSPPPEVHHLDGVEQLSSAELWTDVDRNEFDQYLNTSRTRPEVPGLAYHVSLAKLTPRTLSCEESSLISALSDASSAVYYSPCISG; from the exons ATGCATAGATCGCCACCCGTCTACGGGGCAGAGGACGTTCCGCAGGCCCGACGCGACTGTTCATGGGCCCCGGGGCCCGAGCCCGCAGCTGAGCCCCCCGGGCGCGCAGccgcagccgccgccgcc GGAGCTCCGGGGGCACCCGCTTCCCCGACAAGCCCCGAACCCAGTCCCGAGCCCCGCTATGGCTACAGCCCACCACCCGGCCGTGCTGAGAGCAAACAGGGCGACGATTCTCGCATCCGCCGGCCCATGAATGCCTTCATGGTCTGGGCCAAAGACGAGCGCAAACGATTGGCGCAACAGAACCCCGACCTGCACAACGCAGTCCTCAGCAAGATGCTGG GCCAGGCATGGAAAGCCCTAACCACGGCCGAGAAGCGTCCCTTCGTGGAGGAGGCGGAGCGGCTGCGTATCCAGCACCTGCAGGATCACCCCAACTACAAATACCGCCCCCGGAGGAAGAAGCAAGCCAAGAAGACTCGGCGGCTGGAGCCAAGTCTCCTGCTGCACGGCCTCTCGCAGCCGCCTAACGGCTCCAGCTGCGGCGCTGGCACTGGCGCTGAGGGATTTGCCGCAACACACTCAGGGGTGCCGGGCCACCAGCAGCCGCCCCCCCTCAATCACTTCAGAGAACTGCACCCGCTGGGCGCGGAGCTGGACAACTTCGGGCTGCCCACGCCCGAGATGTCCCCGCTAGACGTGCTAGAGCCCAGCGAGCCAGCCTTCTTCCCGCCGCATATGCAGGACGACTGCGGTCTCCTAGGCTTCCGCTCGCCCTATCCGCCACAGCTGGACTACGCCCCTGAAAAGGCGCTGGCTCGGGACCTGGGGGGCCCCTATGGGCAACCCCCGGCTCCAGCACACCTGGCAGAGGCCCTAAGGACCGCCCCCCCGCCCCCGCCAGGCCTCTATTATAGCCAGTTATGCGGCCCCTCGGGCCCTGCCGGTCCCCGGGCCAGCGGCCTGTCCCCACATTTGGGCCAGCTCTCTCCCCCACCTGAGGTACACCACTTGGATGGCGTGGAACAGCTGAGTTCTGCTGAGCTGTGGACCGACGTGGACCGCAATGAGTTTGACCAGTATCTAAACACGAGCCGGACTCGGCCAGAAGTGCCCGGGCTCGCGTACCACGTGTCTCTGGCTAAGCTAACCCCTAGGACCCTGTCCTGcgaggagagcagtttgatatCTGCGCTGTCTGACGCCAGTAGTGCCGTCTACTACAGCCCCTGCATTAGTGGTTAA
- the SOX18 gene encoding transcription factor SOX-18 isoform X1, producing the protein MHRSPPVYGAEDVPQARRDCSWAPGPEPAAEPPGRAAAAAAAAAAAAAAFRGSSPALTAAAAAPARSPSPAPGPGFAFRQGAPGAPASPTSPEPSPEPRYGYSPPPGRAESKQGDDSRIRRPMNAFMVWAKDERKRLAQQNPDLHNAVLSKMLGQAWKALTTAEKRPFVEEAERLRIQHLQDHPNYKYRPRRKKQAKKTRRLEPSLLLHGLSQPPNGSSCGAGTGAEGFAATHSGVPGHQQPPPLNHFRELHPLGAELDNFGLPTPEMSPLDVLEPSEPAFFPPHMQDDCGLLGFRSPYPPQLDYAPEKALARDLGGPYGQPPAPAHLAEALRTAPPPPPGLYYSQLCGPSGPAGPRASGLSPHLGQLSPPPEVHHLDGVEQLSSAELWTDVDRNEFDQYLNTSRTRPEVPGLAYHVSLAKLTPRTLSCEESSLISALSDASSAVYYSPCISG; encoded by the exons ATGCATAGATCGCCACCCGTCTACGGGGCAGAGGACGTTCCGCAGGCCCGACGCGACTGTTCATGGGCCCCGGGGCCCGAGCCCGCAGCTGAGCCCCCCGGGCGCGCAGccgcagccgccgccgccgccgcagcagcagcagcagccttcCGCGGCTCGAGTCCAGCGCTGaccgcagcagcagcagcgccAGCCCGGTCGCCCAGTCCAGCCCCTGGCCCGGGCTTCGCCTTCCGCCAGGGAGCTCCGGGGGCACCCGCTTCCCCGACAAGCCCCGAACCCAGTCCCGAGCCCCGCTATGGCTACAGCCCACCACCCGGCCGTGCTGAGAGCAAACAGGGCGACGATTCTCGCATCCGCCGGCCCATGAATGCCTTCATGGTCTGGGCCAAAGACGAGCGCAAACGATTGGCGCAACAGAACCCCGACCTGCACAACGCAGTCCTCAGCAAGATGCTGG GCCAGGCATGGAAAGCCCTAACCACGGCCGAGAAGCGTCCCTTCGTGGAGGAGGCGGAGCGGCTGCGTATCCAGCACCTGCAGGATCACCCCAACTACAAATACCGCCCCCGGAGGAAGAAGCAAGCCAAGAAGACTCGGCGGCTGGAGCCAAGTCTCCTGCTGCACGGCCTCTCGCAGCCGCCTAACGGCTCCAGCTGCGGCGCTGGCACTGGCGCTGAGGGATTTGCCGCAACACACTCAGGGGTGCCGGGCCACCAGCAGCCGCCCCCCCTCAATCACTTCAGAGAACTGCACCCGCTGGGCGCGGAGCTGGACAACTTCGGGCTGCCCACGCCCGAGATGTCCCCGCTAGACGTGCTAGAGCCCAGCGAGCCAGCCTTCTTCCCGCCGCATATGCAGGACGACTGCGGTCTCCTAGGCTTCCGCTCGCCCTATCCGCCACAGCTGGACTACGCCCCTGAAAAGGCGCTGGCTCGGGACCTGGGGGGCCCCTATGGGCAACCCCCGGCTCCAGCACACCTGGCAGAGGCCCTAAGGACCGCCCCCCCGCCCCCGCCAGGCCTCTATTATAGCCAGTTATGCGGCCCCTCGGGCCCTGCCGGTCCCCGGGCCAGCGGCCTGTCCCCACATTTGGGCCAGCTCTCTCCCCCACCTGAGGTACACCACTTGGATGGCGTGGAACAGCTGAGTTCTGCTGAGCTGTGGACCGACGTGGACCGCAATGAGTTTGACCAGTATCTAAACACGAGCCGGACTCGGCCAGAAGTGCCCGGGCTCGCGTACCACGTGTCTCTGGCTAAGCTAACCCCTAGGACCCTGTCCTGcgaggagagcagtttgatatCTGCGCTGTCTGACGCCAGTAGTGCCGTCTACTACAGCCCCTGCATTAGTGGTTAA